The Microbacterium sp. LKL04 sequence CACGCGGTTCACCGGAGTGGATGCCGGGCACGTCCGACCTCCCCTGGTCGACGCACTGCCGGAGCACGCCGACCACCTCGAGCAGCTCGTCTCGGACGCCCGCCGCGTGCTGGCGGACTCGTTCGTCGCCGCGCGCTGAGGCCCATCGTGCGCCGCGCCGAGCACGCCATCCGCGACGTCCGGGTCGTCCCGGTCGCCTTCGCCGACCTCCCCCTGCTGAACACCGTCGGGGTCCACGAGCCGTACGCGCTGCGCGCGATCGTGCAGATCCGCACCGAGAGCGGCCTGACCGGACTCGGGGAGACCTACGGCGACGAGGGGCACCTCCGTCGCCTCGAAGCCGCGGCGGCGCTGCTGATCGGATGCGACGTCTTCGCGACGAACGAGCTGCGTGCCCGTGTCCGCGCGTCGCTGCGCTCGGACACGGGCACCGGCGGCCACGGGATGTCGGGCATGGTCACCGGCAGCAGCACCGCAGACCGCGTGCTGTCGGCGTTCGACGTCGCAGCCCTCGACGTGCGCGGCAAGGCGCTCGGTCTGCCGGTGAGCGATCTGCTCGGCGGCGCCGTCCGCGAGACGGTGCCCTTCAGCGGCTATCTCTTCTACAAATGGGAGGGTCACCCCGGCTCGCCCGCCGACGCCTGGGGACCGGCGCTCGACCCCGAGGGGATCGTCGCGCAGGCGCGGCGGATCGTCGACGAGTACGGGTTCGGCGCGCTGAAGCTCAAGGCGGGCGTGTTCGACCCGGACGACGAGATCGCGGCCGTCCTGGCCCTTCGCGACGCGTTCCCCGAGCATCCGCTGCGCATCGATCCGAACGGCGCGTGGAGCGTCGAGACCTCGGTGCGGGTCGCCGACGCGCTCACCGGCGTCATCGAGTACCTCGAGGACCCGACCCCCGGCATCGAGGGCATGGCCGCGGTGCGGGCGAGCACCGGCATCCCGCTCGCTACGAACATGTGCGTCGTGAGCTTCGCCGACGTCGCTCCCGCGATCCGCGCCGGCGCGATCGACGTCGTCCTCTCGGACCACCACTTCTGGGGCGGACTCGAACGGTCGCGCCTGCTCGCCGGCATCGCCGAGACGGTCGGCTGGGGGCTGTCGATGCACTCGAACTCGCACCTCGGCATCAGCCTCGCCGCGATGGTGCACCTGGCGGGGGCGACCGAAGTCCTCGACTACGCCTGCGACACGCACTGGCCGTGGAAGCGCGCGGACGAGGACGTCATCGTCCCGGGCGCGCTGTCGTTCTCGGACGGCGCGGTCGCCGTGCCGACGGGCCCCGGCCTCGGGGTGGAACTCGACGAGGACGCCCTGCAGCGCCTGCACCGCCAGTACCTCGACTCCGGCATCCGCGAGCGGGACGACACCGGCTACATGCAGCGGCACGTCCCCGAGTACACGCTCGCCAGCCCGCGGTGGTGACCCCGTCGTGAAGGTCGTCGTCACCGATCCCGTCATCAGCGGCTTCGCCGACGTCCTCGGCGAAGCCGTGCTGCTGCCCGGAGCGACCGACGACGAGATCGCCGACGCGCTCGCCGACGCCGACGCGGTCGTGTGCTCGCGGCTGACGCCGGCGATGACGAGGGATGCCGGGCGCCTCCGCCTCGTCCACGTGACGGGCGCGGGCGTCGACCGCCTCGAGCCGGGGTCGGTGCCGGACGGTGCCGCCGTGTGCAACACCGGTCACCACGGTGAGGCGATCGCCGAGCACGTGCTCATGACGACGCTCATGCTCCGTCGCCGCGCCCGCCAGGCCGATGCCGAGATGCGAGCCGGGGCGTGGCGCACGGTCATGAACACGGACGACGTGCCGTTCCACCGCGCGCTCGCCGGGCGCACCATCGGCATCGCCGGCGCCGGCGAGATCGGCGGCGCCGTCGCCCGGCTCGCGCAGGCCTTCGGGATGCGCATCGCATTCCTCCGCCGGCATGTGACCGGAGCGCTGCCCGACGGCGTTACGGACGCGACGGTGTACGGCGAGGACGAGCGCAATTCGTTCTTCGCGGCATCCGACGTGCTCGTGGTGACCATTCCGCTCAGCGACGCCACCCGCGGCGCGATCGGGGCGCACGAGCTGGCCCTCCTGCCGCCGGGCGCGATCGTCGTCAACGTCGCGCGTGGTCCGGTCATCGACCTCGACGCGCTCTGCGAGGCGCTGGCCGGCGACCGGCTCGCCGGGGCCGCGATCGACGTCTGGTGGGGGGCTCCGACCGGCGTCGAGGCACCGGCATCCGTCGCCCGCCTGGCCGCGTTCGAGCACACCGTCCTCACCCCGCACCACTCGGGGCACGCGCGCGAGGTCTTCGCCGCACGCGCCGCCGACATCGCTCGCAACCTCGAGCTGCTCGCCGCCGGCGCGCCACTCGAGCGCCGCGTGCGCTGAGCCGCTCAGCCGGCGAGCAGCGCGGCCGTCTGCGTGCCGATGAGCAGCACCGCGCCGAGGAGTGAGGCGCCGAGCGCGACGAGACGGACGCGGCGCTTGTCGAGGTGGCGGACGGCGAAGCGCGACGCGACGATACCGAGCGCCGCAGGGAGCACCAGCAGGCCCGTGACCTGCAGAGTGTGCAGGGAGATCTGACCGAGCACCGCCAGCGCGATCGTCGAGACCACCGACCCGACGAGGAAGAACGCCGACATCGTGCCCCGCAGGCGCGGTCCGTCAGACCCCTGCCAGACGAGCGCCATCGGCGCACCGCCGATCGAGGTCGCGGTGCCCATGACCCCCGAGAGGCCCCCGGCGACGACCTGCGTGGTCCGGGTGACCCGCGGCATCCATCCCCGGAGGGACGCGACGACGCCGACGAGGACGGTCGCGGCGACGAGCCAGCCGATGGCCTGGGCCGACACGACGGCGACGAGGACCGCACCGAGGATGCTGCCGGGCACCCGTCCGACGAGCGCCCACCCCGCGCCCCGCACATCGAGCGCGGCCCGTTCGACCACCGCGATGACCGCCGACACCATGATCGCGAGCATGATGACGACCGCCGGCAGGAGCGACGCGTCGACGATCGCGACGAAGGGGGCGGCGACCATGCCGAGCCCGAACCCGATCGCGGCCTGCAGGCACGAGGCGACGAAGACGATGAGCGCGAGGAAGAGGAGCGCCTCGACGCTCACCGGACGGTCCTCAACGCGTGGCGCGCGGCGTCACCCGGCCGATGAACCGGCGGCGCCCCTTCGAAGCGAGCCGCCAGCGCTGACCGGGGTCGGTCGCGAGGCGCAGCCACGCGGCCAGCACGTTCGCCGCCACGGTCGTGATGACGATCGCGAGGCCCGGCAGGACCGACAGCCACCACGCCTGCGAGAGGTACTCGCGTCCCTGCGCGACCATGAGGCCCCAGCTGACGTCCGGCGGCTGGATGCCGATGCCGAGGAAGCTGAGCGACGATTCGGCGAGCATGACGTAGCAGAACTCGAGCGTGGCGAGGGTGACGAGGGTCGGCAGGACGTTCGGGACGATGTGCCGGCGGATGACGGCGTTCGGACGCGTGCCGAAGTTGCGCGCCGCGTCGACGAACATCCGCGAGCGCAGCTCGGCCGCCTCGGCGCGTGCGGTGCGGAGGTAGACCGGGATGCGGGTGACCGCCAGGACCAGCACGATGTTCGCCGCGCTCGGGTTGAAGATGTACAGCACGACGACGGCGAGCAGCAGCGACGGGAAGCTCATGATGACGTCGGCGATGCGCATCGAGACCGCCTCGCGCCAGCCGCGGTGGAAGCCGGCCCAGATGCCCCAGGCCGAACCGACGAGGGCTGCCACCAGCACCGCGGGCACCGCGACGCCGAGCGTCGTGCCGGCCGCGACCATCATGCGCGCGATCATGCTGCGGCCGAGGCTGTCGCTGCCGAGGATGTACTGCCTCCCTTCAGCGACACTGAAGGGAGGCAGGTTGCGGGCGCCGAGATCCTGCGCGCGGGCGAGGTCGCCGAGCAGGGGCGGCGCGACGATCGCGGTCAGGCCGACGACGACGAGGATGACGGCGGACGCCGTGGCGACCGGGTCGTTCAGCAGCATCCGGAACAGGCTCGCCCGCCGGCCCGTCTGGGCGCGGTCCTCGAGCGCGAGGATGTTCTGCGTGGCCGGGAGTTCAGACATGGGCCGGCTCCTTCGTCGACTCGGTGGTGGGCTTCGACGTCCGGCGTCGCTTCGCCGCGGGGCGGACCCGCGGATCGAGCAGCGCGTAGCAGACGTCGATCAGGATGTTGAGGGCGAAGATCGCGATCGCGGTGAGCAGGACGGCGGCCTGCAGCACGGGGAAGTCGCGCATGAGGATGGAGTCGATCATCAGCTTGCCGATGCCGGGCCACCCGAAGATCGACTCGATCACGACGGCGCCGTTGATGAATCCGACCGTGAGATCGCCCGCGACCGTGAGCGCCGGAGCCGCAGCGTTCCGTAGCGCATGCCGGGACACGATGTAGAACTCGCCCGCTCCCTTGCTGCGGGCGACCTTCACGTACGGCTGGCCGAGGGCGGTGACCATCGAGCCCCGGACGACCTGGGTGAGCACGCCGACGGGGCGCATCATGAGCACCGCGACCGGCAGGATCCAGGCCGCGGCGCCCGCGGTGCCGGACGTCGGCAGCACACCCAGCCAGATGGCGAAGATCCAGATGCCCATGATCGCGAGCCAGAAGTCCGGCACGCTGGCCGCGGTCATGGAGGTGAAGCTCGCCACCCGGTCGGCGGCGCCGTTCGGCTTCAGCGCGGCCCAGCATCCGACCACCGCGGCGATGATCACCGCGAGCAGCATCGTCGCCGCAGCCAGCTGCAGGGTGGCCGGGAAGGCCCGCAGCACCATGTCGGCTGCGGGCTCTCCTGTGCGCATCGAGACGCCGAAGTCGAACCGGACGACGCCGGCCAGGTAGTCGCCCAGTTGCGCCCAGACGGGCTTGTCGAGCCCGTACCGCTCGCTGAAGTCGGCCCTCATCTCCTCCGTCGCGTTGAGCGGAAGGTAGAGGCTGGCGGGGTCGCCGGTCAGGCGCGCCAGGAGGAAGACTCCCAGCACCACCGCGACCAGGGGCAGTGCGCTCTGCAGGATGCGTCCGCGCAGGTAGCTCCACATGGCTGATTCCTCCCGAATTCGGCGAGCGGTACGACTCGGCGTCAGCCGGCCAGGGTGACCTGCGAGATCCGCAGCTCGTCGCCCGAGGCCGAGTTCGGCTCGTACGACACGCGGTCGGAGATGCCGAGCATGCCGGTCTGGTGGGCGATGAAGGAGAACTGCACGATCTCCTCGTTCTGGTACTCGAAGATGTCGGCGTAGGCCTGCTGGCGCTCGTCGCCCGACAGCTGCGAGGCAGCGTCCAGGATCGCGTCGAACTCGTCCGTGCCGAAGGTGCTCTGCGCGCCCGTGGAGGACATGTACTGCTCGACGGTGAACTGCGCGTCACCGGCCTGGTTGCCGTGCTGGACCAGCAGGGCGATCGGCCCTTCGTTGGTCACGAACGGACGCAGCTGGTACTGCAGGTGCTGCGTCGTGTCGACCATCCGCAGCTCGACCTTCAAGCCCGCCGCGGCCATCTGCTCGCGCAGGACCTCTGCCATCTCGCCGACCTTCGGGAACTGCGCGTTGCGGGCGACGAGCGTGATCGGGGTGTCGACGGCCACGCCGTCGGCGGCGGCCTCCTGCACCAGCTCGGCGGCGCGCTCGGGGTCGTACTCCCACGGCTCGAGGTCGGGGTTGTGGCCCACGACGCCCTCGGGGATCAGCTGCGCGGCCACGACGTCGCCGTCGGGGTAGAGCGACGAGACGATGCCCTCACGGTCGACCGCGTAGTTGATGGCCTGACGGATGCGGATGTCGTCGAGCGGCGCGATGTCGCCGGTGAAGCGGAGCGCCACGGTCTCGTTGTTCGGGTACGCCACGCCGAGGTCGCCGATGCCGTCGTCGACGCTCAGGCCGGTCGCGATGTCGGCCTCGTCGCTCGTGATCATCGCCGCGCGCACGGTGCCCTCGTCACGCCACTGGTACTCGACGGACGCGAACTCCGGGGCGTCGCCCCAGTAGTCGTCGTACCGCTCGAGCGTGAGGCGGGTCCCGGCATCCCACTGCGCGACGGCGTAGGGGCCGGTGCCGATCGGCTCGCGGACCTTCGCCGACGTGTCGGTCGAGGTCGGCACGATCTCGATGAACGAGAGCTTCAGCGGGAGGATCGGGTCGGGGCTCGGAGTCGTGATCACGAGGGTCGTGTCGTCGACGGCCTCGACGCCCAGGTCGTCGTCGCCGAAGACGTAGCCCTCGACGTTGCAGCCGAGGTCGGAGTTGACGGCGCGGTCGATCGAGAACGCGGCGGCCTCGGCGTTGAAGGGCGAGCCATCCTGGAAGGTGACGCCCTCCTGCAGGGTGAAGGTCCACTCGGTGTCGCCGGTCTGCTCCCACGCGGTCGCCAGCAGCGGGTCGAGTTCACCGGTGGTGGGGTCGCGCTCGACGAGCGGCTCGGTGATGTTGCTGCGCACCACCACGCCGGTCGAGGTCAGGTTCGCCTCGCAGGGCTCGAGGGTCGGCGGCTCCTGCGAGAGCACGACGCGCAGGGCGTCGCTGTCGGCGCCGGTCGACGTTCCCTCGGAGTTCGCGACGGCGCATCCGGTGAACAGGACAGCGGCGGCGGCGCCGGCGGCGACTCCCGCGAATCGGCGGGTTCGGGGTGAAGAAGAAGACATCGTTGTTCCTCCAGAATCGAGTCTCCTGCGGCATCGCGGGTCCGGAGCCGGTGGGGCACTCTCGGGTCGGAGACGGTCCCAGGATGTGGAAGACCGCCGAGTCAGGTCAATACGCCGGGACCCGCGGGATTCCGCGCGATTCCGAGGGACGGCTCTCTCGGACGCCACCGCGCCGCCGTCTTCCGCAGGATCACGCGGATCGCGGGCTTGCATGTCGTAAGCGGATCGATCCATGCCTTTTCGATCTTGGACGCGCATCGTTGCGCGAACCTAGCATCGGCCGCATGACGACGCCCCCCGCATCCCGTCCCGCCCCCGGTGAGATCGTTCAGGTCGGCCCCCTGCTGCCGGGCCTCGCGGCGACCCTCCGCGAGGACTTCGCCGCCGCGCTCCTGCCGGCGGACCGCACCGACCCCGGCTTCGCCGCCGTCGCCGAGGCCGCCCGGATCGTCGTCACGAGCGGACGCACCGGCGTCGACGCCGACCTCATCGAGCGGATGCCGCGCCTCGAGGCCGTGGTGAACTTCGGCGTCGGCTACGACACGACCGATGTGGACGCGGCATCCCGTCGCGGCATCGTCGTCTCGCACACGCCGGACGTCCTCACCGACTGCGTCGCCGACACCGCCCTGGGGCTCCTGCTCGACGTCTTCCGCGGCTTCTCGGCCGCCGACCGCTTCGTCCGCGCGGGGCGGTGGGAGGCATCCGCCTTCCCCCTCACACGGCGCTTCTCGGGCTCGCGGCTCGGCGTCCTCGGGCTCGGCCGCATCGGCCGCGCGATCGCCGCACGGGCCGACGCCTTCGGCGTGCAGGTCTCGTACTCGGGCAGGCGGCCCGTCGAGGGCGTGCCGTACCGGTTCGTTCCGGACCCCGTGGCCCTCGCCCGTGAGAGCGACGCGCTCGTCGTGGCCGTCGCCGGCGGTGCGGGCACCGTCGGCCTGGTGGATGCCGCGGTCATCGACGCGCTCGGGCCGGAGGGCTACCTCGTCAACATCGCCCGCGGGTCGGTCGTCGATGAGGACGCCCTCGTGGCCGCGCTGGAGGCGGGCCGCCTCGGCGGCGCCGGGCTCGACGTCTTCGCCGACGAGCCGCACGTGCCGAGCGCCCTCCTCGGTCGCGACGACGTCGTGCTGCTCCCCCACCTCGGCAGCGGCACCGTCGACACCCGCGCCGACATGGCGGCTCTCGTGCTCGACAACCTGCGCGCCTACCTCGCGGACGGCCGGCTGGTCACACCGGTTCCCGAGACCGCCGCGCTCGCCCGGTAGCGCGCGCGGCGGCGCCGGCGTCAGGGCAGCACGATCCCGCCGTCGACGCGCTGCGGGACGCCCCACGGATTGTCGTCGCGGACGACCTCGGGCAGCAGCCCGGCGGGCACGTTCTGGTACGCCACCGGCCGCAGGAAGCGTTCGATCGCGGCGGCGCCCACCGACGTGCTGCGCGAGTCCGAGGTGGCCGGGAACGGTCCGCCGTGGACCATCGTCCACGTCACCTCGACCCCCGTCGGCCAGCCGTTGAACAGGATGCGCCCCACGCGCCGCTCGAGCACCGGGAGCAGGCCGCGGGCCACCTCGTGGTCGGCCTCCGCGGCGAACACCGTGGCGGTCAGCTGCCCCTCGAGGCCGTCGACGAGGCCGTGCAGCTGCTCGGCCGAGTCGTACCGCAGCACCAGTCCCGCGGCCCCGAAGACCTCGTCGGCCAGCGCGTCGCCGAACGATGCGGCATCCGCCTCGAACACGATCGGCGCAGGCGCGTGGGGGCCCTCGCCGGGCGCACCCTCGCCGACGATCGCCGTGTCGGCGGCTCGGCGCGCGTCGACGCCCTCACGGAAGGCGGAGTGGATGCCGGGGGTCAGCATGGTCTGCCCCGTCCGGCCGCGGACGAGCTCGGCGACGCGGCCCAGCAACTCGTCTCCTGCGGCGGAGCGCGGCACCACGAGGATGCCCGGGTTCGTGCAGAACTGCCCCGAGCCGAGCGTCAGCGAGTCGACGTACCCGGCCGCGATGGCTCCGCCGTCGGCCTCGACGGCGGCGGGCAGGACGACGACCGGGTTGATGCTGCTCATCTCGGCGTAGACCGGGATCGGCACGGGGCGCTGCTGTGCGGTGCGGACGAGGGACAGCCCGCCCGCGCGCGAGCCGGTGAAGCCGACGGCGGCGATCCGCGGGTCGGCGACCAGGCGCTGGCCGATGTCGCGGCCCGAGCCGAAGACCTGCGAGAACACGCCGCCGGGCAGTCTCGACGCCTCGACGGCTTCGGCGATCGCGTCGCCGATGAGCGAGGCGACGCCGGGATGCCCCTGGTGGGCCTTCACGATGACGGGGCACCCGGCGGCGAGCGCCGACGCGGTGTCGCCGCCGGCGGTCGAGAACGCGAGCGGGAAGTTGCTGGCGCCGAAGACGGCGACCGGGCCGAGGGGCACGAGGCGGCGGCGGAGGTCCGGCCGCGGCGCGGGCGCACGGTCGGGCAGTGCGCGGTCGATGCGCGCACCCGCCCAGCTGCCCTCGCGGAGGACGGCGGCGAACAGGCGCAGCTGGCCGGTCGTGCGGCCGCGCTCGTTCTCGAGGCGCGCCGCGGGCAGGCCGGTCTCGACGACGCCGCGCTCCGTGATCTCGGCGCCGCGCGCCTCGATCGCGTCCGCGATCCGCTCGAGGAAGGCGGCGCGCGTCTCGTGGTCTGTCGCGCGGTAGGCGTCGAACGCGTCGGCGGCTGCGGATGCGGCGCGCTCGAACTCCTCGGGGCTCGTCGCCCGGTAGGCGGGTTCGAGCGGTGCGCCGTCGAAGGCGGCCACGGCCGAGATCTCCTCGCCGGAGCCGGCGACCGGCGCCCCCGCGATGATCGAGTGGATGGAGAGTGTGCGCTCCATGATGCTCCGTTTCCCGGGCGCGACGTCGCCCCGGTTCCAGCGTAGGAGCGGCCCCGACCCCCGCCGTGGCCGATGTTGCATCGTCCGATGCGGATGCGGCATCCGCCCGGCTCTCCGGAGCCGCACCCGCGGCGTCACCGCGAGGACCCCGCCGCGGGGTAGGGTGCGGCTCATGACGCGCACCAACGGCGGGACGCCCGAGATCCCCGCCACCGCCGACAGCGGCGCCCTCCCCGTGATGTTCCAGGACCTCGAGGAACGACCGGTCGCCCGCAGGAACGTCGTGTCCTGGGCGATGTGGGACTGGGCGACGCAGCCGTTCAACTCGGTCATACTGACCTTCGTCTTCGTCTCGCTGTACCTCGTGTCGGACACGTTCCTCCCCGAGAACGTCGCCCGCCTCGCCGACGACGACCCGATCAAGGAGTCCGCGCTCGCGGAGCTGTCGAGCGGATACGGCCTCGTCTCGACGATCGCCGGACTCGCGATCCTGCTGCTCGCGCCGATCCTCGGACAGGTCGCCGACCGCAAGGGCCGCAAGAAGCGGTGGCTGCTCATCGCGACGGCGCTGCTCGCCCTTCTGCAGTTCAGCCTCTTCTTCGTCTTCGCCGACCCGACCTACTTCTGGTTCGGCGCGATCATCGTCTCGCTCGGCGCCGTGGCCTCCGAGATCGCCGGCGTCAACTACAACGCGCTGCTCGTCAGCGTCTCGACGCCCCGCACGGTCGGCAAGGTGTCGGGACTCGGCTGGGGACTCGGCTACATCGGCGGCATCCTCGCCCTCGTCGCCGTCGTCGTCCTCAATGCCGTCGAGTGGTTCGGTCTCGACACGTCCGACGGCCTCGCGTACCGGCTCATCGCCGCGGGCTGCGCCGTGTGGACGATCGTCTTCGCGATCCCGCTCTTCCGGAACGTCCCCGAACCGCCGGCGCCCCCGGGAGAGCCGCCACTCGGGTTCACCGCCTGGTTCCGCGCGTTCTTCCGCTCGATCCGCGACCTGTTCCGCTCGCACCGCCCGACGGCGTGGTTCCTGCTCGCGAGCGCCGTCTACCGCGACGGCCTCGGCGGCGTCTTCGCCTTCGGCGGTGTGCTCGCCGCCGTCGCGTTCGGGTTCTCGCCGAACGAGGTCATCCTCTTCGGCATCGCCGCGAACCTCGTGGCCGGCATCTCGACGGTGCTCGCCGGTCGCCTCGACGACCGCTTCGGCGCCCGCGCGATCATCCTCACGTCGCTCGTGGGTCTCGTCGCGTCGGCCCTGGGGGTGTTCCTCCTGCACGACGCGGGCAAACTGCCGTTCTGGATCCTCGGTCTCGCGCTCTGCGCCTTCGTCGGTCCCGCGCAGGCCTCGACGCGCTCACTCCTGGCTCGCGTGACCCCGGAGCACATGCAGGGCGAGGTGTTCGGCCTCTACGCGACGACCGGACGCGTCGTCAGCTTCCTGGCGCCGGGCATGTGGACGCTGTTCATCACGGTCTTCGGTGCGACCTACTGGGGCATCCTCGGCATCGCGATCGTGCTCGTGGTGGGCCTCGTCCTCATGCTCTTCGTGAAGCTGCCGCGGCCGGCGCACCTGCGCTGACCGCGACAGCTCCCGCGACGCCGTCGAGCCGACGCAATCGGCATCCATCCGAAGAAGATGAGCGCAGATCGCGTCGGCTCGACGCGGATGCCGGGGCTCAGCGCTCGGCGCGGGCGAGGTTCTCGCGCAGCTCGTCGGCGTTCTGGCGGATGACGTAGGCGGGCTGGTCGCGCTCGACGCGCCAGCTCTCGTCGAGGCCGCCGACGTTGACGGTGTCGAAGCCGAAGTCGTCGTAGACCTTGGTGATGAAGGTGACGGCGTCGGCCGAGTCGCTCGAGGTCGCCAGTGCGCGACGGCCGGGCGTGCCGGCGGGGGCGCCGTCGGTGGTGATGTCGGCGGCGGGGATGTGGTTGAACCCCTTCACGACGGTCGACTGCGGCAGGCGCTCCTGCAGCATGCGCGAGGTCGTGGTCTTCTTCTCGTCGAGCTCGGCGATGTGGCCGTCGCGCTCCCAGTAGTAGTTGTTCGTGTCGACGACGATCTTGCCGGCGAGCTCGTCGACGGGGAGGTCGTCGATGGCCTTCAGCGGGACGGTGACGACGACCCACTCGCCGAATGCTGCGGCATCCTTCGCGGTCATGGCCTGAGCGTTCTCACCGAGTTCGGCGACGAGATCGCTGAGCGTCTCGGGACCGCGCGAGTTGCTGATCGCGACCTGGTGCCCCTGCGCGACGAGTCCGCGCGCGACAGCCGAACCGATGTGACCTGCTCCGATGATTCCTACGTGTGTCATACGTCGGGGAAACGCATCCGTCACGCGCGCATTCCCGACACACGCTGTGCGAAGGCGATCACTCGCCGATGAGGACGCTCCACGCATCGTCGAGCGTCGCCTCGATCTCGCGGTCGCCCACCCGGAAGGTGCGCGCGCCGTGCGCCGACGCAACCCGGGCACGTGCGCGGGCGGAGGTCACGGCGCCGGCGTCGTCCCACGCGAGGTCGACCTCGAC is a genomic window containing:
- a CDS encoding NADPH-dependent F420 reductase; the encoded protein is MTHVGIIGAGHIGSAVARGLVAQGHQVAISNSRGPETLSDLVAELGENAQAMTAKDAAAFGEWVVVTVPLKAIDDLPVDELAGKIVVDTNNYYWERDGHIAELDEKKTTTSRMLQERLPQSTVVKGFNHIPAADITTDGAPAGTPGRRALATSSDSADAVTFITKVYDDFGFDTVNVGGLDESWRVERDQPAYVIRQNADELRENLARAER